In the genome of Coleofasciculus sp. FACHB-T130, one region contains:
- a CDS encoding photosystem II reaction center protein Ycf12: MFSGLSSINWEVIAQLGFVAVIMLAGPAVIFVLAFRGGDL, encoded by the coding sequence TTGTTCAGCGGTTTGAGCAGCATCAACTGGGAAGTCATTGCTCAGCTAGGCTTTGTGGCGGTAATTATGCTTGCTGGCCCAGCAGTTATCTTCGTGCTGGCATTTCGAGGCGGCGACCTCTAA